In one window of Mastigocladopsis repens PCC 10914 DNA:
- a CDS encoding fasciclin domain-containing protein: protein MCSLFRWSSANSVLLALGVATATVTPLMISETASAQVPVPTTTPSQTPNTTTATTFSDVGADYWARPFIQALAERNVITGFPDGTFRPNQPVDRAEFAAMIQKAFNQTSVRQLGAGGFKDVPPDYWAASAIQEAYETGFMAGYPGNLFLPNQQIGKVQAIVALTNGLGLNADRTASSNISTYYTDVNAIPNYAINEVAAATQANIVVNYPDVRQLNPLAPLTRAEAAAHLYQALVRQQQTPPLASNVAATQYIVGRNTGGTQTSNDIVSLAASSNSFTTLTSLLKTAGLADILQQPGPYTVFAPTDQAFAALPQETLRQLQQPENRETLIRILRYHVVGGQLTASELAAGELKTFEGRPVDLQIAPATNQIAVNNAQVIQPNIQASNGVIHAINQVLIPPDVKLSQQPQNGGVNTNGVDIGRRTRGGRSYIGVGGNIGLGGDSALSEGNFAVFSKLGLTRSISARPSAVIGDDPIVLVPVTFDFSQQSANPLGEQTFTIAPYVGAGVAIETSDDADVGLLLTGGVDVPLGSRFTANAAVNAAFLDETDVGLMIGVGYNF, encoded by the coding sequence CTACAGTAACTCCTTTGATGATTTCCGAGACCGCTTCAGCTCAAGTTCCTGTTCCAACGACAACTCCAAGTCAAACTCCAAACACAACGACAGCAACTACCTTTTCTGATGTTGGCGCTGATTACTGGGCGCGTCCATTTATTCAAGCTTTAGCTGAAAGAAACGTAATTACTGGCTTTCCTGATGGCACTTTTAGACCGAATCAACCTGTTGATCGTGCTGAATTTGCCGCAATGATTCAAAAAGCTTTTAACCAAACCTCTGTTCGGCAGTTAGGCGCAGGTGGATTTAAAGATGTTCCTCCTGACTACTGGGCAGCTTCTGCAATCCAGGAAGCTTACGAAACCGGATTTATGGCAGGCTATCCTGGGAACTTGTTTCTGCCTAATCAGCAAATTGGCAAGGTGCAGGCAATTGTTGCTTTAACAAATGGTTTGGGTTTGAATGCTGACCGTACTGCATCAAGTAATATCAGTACCTATTATACAGATGTGAATGCTATCCCAAACTACGCCATCAATGAAGTGGCAGCAGCAACACAAGCTAATATTGTTGTCAACTATCCAGATGTCAGACAACTTAACCCCTTAGCGCCTCTAACTCGTGCAGAAGCTGCGGCGCATTTGTATCAAGCCTTAGTCCGGCAGCAACAAACGCCACCCCTTGCAAGTAATGTCGCGGCTACTCAGTATATTGTCGGTAGAAACACTGGCGGCACTCAAACTTCCAACGACATTGTTTCCCTTGCTGCATCGAGTAATTCCTTTACAACTCTGACTTCTTTATTAAAGACAGCAGGTCTAGCAGATATTCTCCAACAACCAGGTCCTTATACAGTTTTTGCTCCTACAGACCAGGCGTTTGCTGCTTTGCCGCAAGAAACTCTACGGCAGTTGCAGCAGCCAGAGAACAGAGAAACACTGATTAGGATTTTGAGATACCATGTCGTCGGGGGTCAACTAACAGCTAGTGAACTTGCGGCTGGAGAACTGAAAACGTTTGAGGGCAGACCTGTTGATCTTCAAATCGCTCCTGCGACCAATCAAATTGCGGTTAACAATGCACAAGTGATTCAGCCGAACATCCAAGCAAGTAATGGTGTTATCCATGCAATTAACCAAGTTCTCATACCACCTGACGTTAAGCTTAGTCAGCAACCGCAAAATGGTGGAGTGAATACCAATGGTGTTGATATTGGTAGAAGGACTCGTGGTGGCAGAAGCTATATCGGGGTTGGTGGCAACATTGGTTTGGGCGGTGATTCAGCTTTAAGCGAAGGGAACTTTGCGGTTTTCAGCAAACTTGGGCTAACACGCAGCATATCAGCGCGACCATCGGCAGTGATTGGGGACGATCCTATCGTGCTGGTTCCCGTCACCTTCGATTTTTCCCAACAGTCAGCAAATCCTCTTGGTGAACAAACGTTTACTATCGCTCCTTACGTAGGCGCAGGTGTAGCGATTGAAACTAGCGACGACGCTGATGTTGGTTTACTGCTAACTGGTGGTGTAGATGTGCCTTTAGGTTCTCGATTTACGGCAAACGCAGCAGTAAATGCAGCTTTTCTAGACGAAACGGATGTTGGACTGATGATCGGAGTTGGCTACAACTTTTAA
- a CDS encoding DUF389 domain-containing protein yields the protein MRQLIIQVPQGQGKVVLDIANSHKGANLAQLAAKGSDEAIDVVIVHISNREVEGFLEQLQDLPKVHITLIPTGVMALRPPASEAAQQVVNVEERSPIEIFLSGLQSVGSWRGFLGYAAMAGVVVWIGLYTNTAYLLVAAMLIAPFAGPAMNTAIATARGDYQLLGRSLLRYFTALLVTIVTAWLLSLILRQEIPTSLMVESSQISTVAVLLPLAAGAAGALNLVQSERSSLVSGAATGMLVAASLAPPAGIVGMASALGRWDMVISGLFLLFLQLCGINFSASLLFRIYGLSTQGTRYQRGKKLVFRSALVMTVIALAGLLTWQFSNSPNLERSSRAQRANTEVQKVVEQVGLAKLVESNVRFTRANIQGQNTLLSVVYVQKKPEVTASNEEISSRLTQAIQTHLLKQGFNLTPLVDVNVLETPASKP from the coding sequence ATGCGTCAGTTAATTATCCAGGTGCCACAGGGGCAGGGCAAAGTAGTTCTCGACATCGCTAATTCTCACAAGGGAGCTAATCTTGCACAACTTGCAGCTAAGGGCAGCGATGAAGCGATTGACGTGGTAATTGTTCATATTTCTAATCGAGAAGTTGAGGGATTTTTGGAGCAGTTACAAGACCTGCCCAAAGTACATATCACGCTTATACCAACTGGCGTGATGGCTCTGCGACCACCAGCGTCAGAAGCGGCGCAGCAGGTAGTGAATGTGGAGGAACGCAGCCCTATTGAGATTTTTCTCTCTGGTCTGCAAAGTGTTGGTTCTTGGCGGGGTTTTCTAGGGTATGCAGCAATGGCAGGCGTGGTAGTCTGGATTGGCTTGTATACGAATACAGCTTATCTGCTAGTGGCTGCAATGCTGATTGCACCGTTTGCGGGTCCGGCAATGAATACTGCGATCGCCACCGCGCGGGGAGACTACCAACTCCTCGGGCGCAGTCTTTTGCGTTATTTTACGGCATTATTAGTCACAATTGTCACTGCTTGGTTACTTAGCCTGATACTGCGACAAGAAATTCCAACTAGTTTAATGGTAGAAAGCAGCCAGATCTCAACGGTGGCAGTGCTTTTACCGTTGGCAGCCGGAGCAGCAGGGGCGCTCAACTTGGTTCAATCGGAGCGGAGTAGTTTGGTATCTGGGGCAGCAACCGGAATGTTAGTTGCCGCTTCGCTGGCTCCACCTGCGGGAATTGTGGGTATGGCAAGTGCGCTTGGCAGGTGGGACATGGTAATATCTGGGCTATTCTTGCTGTTTTTGCAACTATGCGGCATCAATTTTTCAGCTTCCCTCTTGTTCCGAATATACGGGCTATCTACTCAAGGAACCCGCTATCAGCGTGGGAAAAAATTGGTGTTTCGTTCTGCCTTGGTGATGACTGTAATAGCACTCGCAGGTCTTTTGACCTGGCAGTTTTCTAATTCTCCCAATCTAGAACGCTCCAGCCGCGCCCAACGTGCTAATACTGAAGTCCAGAAGGTTGTGGAGCAAGTCGGTTTAGCAAAATTAGTTGAGTCGAATGTTCGCTTCACACGAGCCAATATTCAAGGACAAAACACCCTGCTTAGTGTTGTTTATGTCCAGAAGAAACCGGAAGTGACTGCCTCAAATGAGGAAATTAGCTCTCGCCTGACCCAGGCAATTCAAACTCATTTATTGAAACAGGGCTTCAACCTAACACCCCTGGTAGATGTCAACGTGCTTGAAACTCCTGCTAGCAAACCATAA